In Panicum virgatum strain AP13 chromosome 5K, P.virgatum_v5, whole genome shotgun sequence, the genomic window AAATGACATATTGAAATTTATTTGTTTTCTCTTTCTCATTTCGGCCCACATTACTTTTTTCTTTTGTCTATCGTAGCTTTGTGGCAGCCCAAGGCCCAAGGCAGCCGAGCCTAAGGCCCGTGGGTGTGGCAGGCGAGCGCGGCCCAACGCGCACGATACCTTGCAACGGATGAACACATATTATTTAATGGttagtttttcaaaaatataattaatagGTATGTTACTACTAAATAGCTATGTAGCAGTACATTTAATATTACGGAAACCATTCTACATAGAGGTTTGAGGATCCTCTTACACTAAGTTCCTTACTTTCCTCTGTTCGTACTCAGAGTGCCTCATGGGTCACCTCTTCCATCTGTCTTAAAAAACAAATCATTCTAGACATTCTATAATACTACATTAATAAGATAAGAAGGTAAAATAATAAATTTCTCCACGCTAGATCAGCAAAATGCAAGAATGTTTCTAGTAGTACAAGGAACCGAGAACCCGGACCAGGTGCATTGGTGCTACTACGTTCGCGCGTGCTCACCAAGTAATACGTAGATCCTGCGCTAGCTACGTGGGCACCAAATAAATTCGTCTGCGTTCCATCAACATCAATCAGACAATCACCACCTTGATTTGCCAAGTAACTACTCGCCCATTATATAAGCACTCCTAGCAATTCGAGGACCAATTATGTTTCATGAGAAAAGTCCATGATATATACAACATCATAACCATAATTAAGTATGTTGGATTGGACacaccatttttttttttgaaaggaatgTTGGACACACCTAACACTATTATTGAACACCTCATTTATGCCGGTTAGCAGCCAACCACAGGCACCGCTAGGGGTACTGGTGCATCAGTGTGCATAATGTTTTGCTTTCAGATCGAGCTAGGGGCAGAAATGACTCTTCACCTATTTGCTCAAGCCATCCCAAAATTTCCAAAACGACTTATCATTTGGTAAAATTGGGAGTAACCTTCAAAGACAAGGGAGCAAAGTCAAACACAAACTGCACAACCAAACGCATTTCAATCAGCAAACAGAAACGAGCAGTGGCAATCGTGATCACATACATATGTTATTGCCAGCAACAGTAAAGCCAGCGCTCACTCGCATGCGTGTAATAGTTCGCATCACCTAGATTTGCAGAATTAGATCACATGATAAGCCAGCTGAAACCGGACAGATCCTTGCTCAAGTGATAATTATTATGGCCGCATGTGGCATGACCTGTGGATCACACAACAAATTCAAGGGATGAGCTACCTGTAAACAGAACTTGTGATGGCATCGATCATCTGCTGAGATAAGCTGCTGCTGATGATCATgatgaaggcggcggcggcggcggtttctTTGTTGCCTCGTCGCACTGCTGCGGTTGCTGACGGCCACCATCCCCATCAGCAGCCTTCTCCTGCAGCTCGTCCTTGAGCCCCTCCTGGTATGTCTCCACGAAATTCTTCATCGCGTCCGTGTACGTCGAGGCGCGGGCCATGTAAATGCGCCTCAGCGCGGGCTTCAGCAtctccgcgccgcccctcgctgCCACCGCGAGGTCCTCCAGCACGCTGGGCTCGCTGCTCTTCCCCTTCTTGCCATTGTCAGAGCCAGGCCTGCCATTGAGCAGCTCCTCGTCATCTTCGGCAGCCTTCTTGTAGTCGTTGGGCCTGAGGTCGGGGCCGATGTCCCTGACCCAGGACGCGCCGTACAGCCGGGTGGCCTCCTTGAAGATGCACCAGCGGTCGTGCCACGTGAGCTTGGGCCGCTTCTTGATGTGAGGAGGGTCCGGCAGCGACGACGGGAAGGCGATCTCCTTGAGGTCGTAGCGCACGTAGTCGTACAGCTTCCTGCAGACAACTCTGAACTTCATCTCGATCCTTGCCTACTGCCGCGACCTGTTAAGTTGAATACCGTGCTGGATCAACACGCACGCAAAAGGAAACGAGGAAACACCATCAGCTAGCATACGAGATTCATGATTGTGAACTGATACAAAATGATAAGACCATGCCGCTAAAACGTGGAAAAAAAACTGTAACGGGAAGCAAATACAGGAGCCAAGCCTTCAGAGTTCAGAACTAGAGTATTCTGTTCTCAGTGGCGGAGCTGGCAGAAATCCACGCCTAGTGCCACTAACCAAAGCACTAAAAGCACTTGGCGCTGGTGGAATTATAAGCATAGCGTCAGGAGAATAGAACGATTTCAATGTTCTGGGCCTCATCATTGAGTAATTGTAATCTACAAAATGGGGTATAAACAATCTAATAGGCAAATCTGTTTGATTCAAGCGGGAAAAAAAGGGGATTGCCTCGCCGGATTGGGAATCCAAACTGATCAACTGACCTTGTGCTCCTGCTCGTGTGCTTGCAGCCTTGCAGGCGAACTAGGACTGCAGCCTGCAGGAGCCGCCGCCTGACCATGCCGGCCTCCAGGCACAGaggtgccgccgcccgccggtccGGTCTAGGGACTAGGGACCCGAGAGATTGAGAGTCTGAGAGACAGAGAGATGGgcacaggccgccgccgccgccagctccagccgctcgcccgctcgcTAGTCGCAAGCATTCACCTCAGAGGCATACTATATGATTTTGACTGAGGCAATCCCCCATTATTACCAAAACAACCGCAAGCATTCACCTCGGAGGCATATGCATATCGTCGAACACCTTGCCTACACGACCAAGAAACATCACACGCCCAGCACCGCGAGACCCCCTCAGCATTCATGAACCCTCAGCATTCATGAACCCTCAGCATTCATGATTGATCGGCTACCTCGCTCCCCACAAGTTCCAACAAGAGGAGAACTTCACACGCGGTCCTGAATTAACCAAACAGCGAAACAAAACGTCAATCCGATTCGCCCCTTACCTCCGAGGCAAGTTCGCTCGGACGGTTGAACCTGCCCGCACggccgcgtgcggcggcgcgtctacgccggcggccggcgattgCCTGCGTGCGCTCGACCGCTGGCCGCCGGTGCCTCCGTCTCCGCCGGTTTCGCCGCTCCCCCCAATTCGCGTCGGTTCTCGTCGCGACGGTTCGCCGTCGCGGCCGAACCAGCGagtacgagctgctgctgcagtgCTGCTGATGGTCTGAATGATGGATGGGCCAGTTGGACTCTGGGATCGTGGCCCAATAGTGGTTGGCCCGGCAGCCCAATACAGCATGCTCTCTTTTCAAAGCTTTGATGTgcatatgttttttttaaacgaatttgATTCGGAGATTTAATATGTCTGATGTTTGGATTTATTACTCTTCGATGTTGGCGATGAACGGAACATGAGGCTTAATATTGCAGCTCTTATGCTATCCATATTGGGCATTTTGGCCATGGATTTATGTCGAGGTCAGCCAGGGGCGGACTGGTCTAGCCTCGTTGCTGTCCAGTTATACTTTTCTTATTGCTGTCCAGTTATACTTTTTTTAGTTACATAGTACAATCCTATCTCTATGAATATCTTCGAAGATTAAATCGGGGCGGCATCattaaattttagaaaattcgCTTCCACAGTGAGTCGAACGCAGAGCCTAAGGTAATCCATTCCGATAATACCAGTTTATGGTCAAGATGATCTTTACATGAGTGAGGTTTACAAGAACCAAGTAGGGAAACATCCTCTCTAGTCCAATACAAGCACTCGCACAAATACACTTTTAATATCCACATCGGTTATTTCTATGAATATACCCTAGAGATTAAAATGCAGGGTTATATCCTCAGTGTACCCGGCCTACACCTCCCCACACCGTCGCTGGTCCCTGCAACTCCTCCCATTAGGGATGCAAGTCCCATATTTTCTGGGTTATTAAGTCGACCCAAAACTTGATAAAATGAATTAGAGTGGCATACTACGTAATTAATTTGAGAGAGAAAATAAACTAACATGAGAAATCCCAAAACACCATGCACCTACCATCAATCTTACTCTTTTTCGTCGCGCCATCGTCTCGCCCCCAGTGTTGCATTTTAGCAGCATTTTTCCTAGTCCTTTAAAGTTTAGGATAGCATTAATTAGGTTTATGCTAATGACTCATTACGCACAAGGAATCGGTATATATTCTGATATGTTAAGTCAAAATGGGAATCATTTACGCGTGTCGTGCCGCATCGCGATGGATTACGTGGTCTGACGTACGAGAAATCATCCAAGTGTAAGCCCATCCATAAATAATATGCCGAATAATGCTTGCGCCCTTTGCTGCAGCAAGCACACAACTTGACGATAATTTGTCAACTCGGTGGGGTCACttgccctcaaaaaaaaaaaactcggtgGCCACTTGCTGGTTGAATTATTTGGTGACCAAAGATCCAGCAGCTCAAAATTCAAGCTTGTGTCTGGTGTGACATCATTTGCATAGCTTGTGGGACAATGGCCTAGGTCTTGGTCTATATATGGTTCTATGCACACTCCGATGATCCTATAATCcgataataaaaaaatataaatattgtgTATCTGTCCGTGGGTTTTGCTTAGAGTACAAGGTAGCAGGCCCCAATTAATTCAACTTCATTTTTAATTACTGATTGATTGATCAGTAGTAAGCATCAATGTAATAATATTCCACTTACGCATTTTGCTTCAGCTTGGGAAGCAACAACATACTAGCTACCTGCGTCTGGTCAAACACAGCAGAATATTCTCTTATTGGTTTTGTAGcttaatcatattatattccgAGGATAAGCTGATGCTTTCACACGTACACGACTACACGTAACGCATGTTCCACAAGCAAAGGGCAAGTGAcgaacactactagaaaacaagtaTATTAGGTCCACCCCAAAAATACCGGTATGAAAataaaccggtacctatgctcgTCTTgccggttcatctccataccggtatTTTTGGGGTGAATGGAATTTatgaatgagccttaggtaccggttggtattatcaaccggtaactaaggctctccataggtagcgggtggtaatttttatattagtacctatagacgagccttaggtaccggttggtgttaccaaccggtggtATCTTAGGAGCCTTAgctaccgggtggtaccaccaaccggtaccataGGCTCATCCATTAGttattttaaaagaaaaatatctccttcttgatcagaacaactgtgtagctgagatggtaaaggagcaacgCGCGAGGCCAGAGGTCGCGAGTTCAAGTCCcaaccaaaaaaaatattttgcgtgaattttaaaagcttaggcaccggttggtttacccggtaccaaaggctcagCCTTTGGTACCACTTTGGGGGTACCATTTCAaaaaaaccggtaccaaaggctcctACCAACCGGTGCTTTAAGCCGTTTTTCTAGCAGTGGAAGGACATGCGTGCCTTAATTATTAGCATTACGTTGCAGAAAATTATTGGTGGTGTAAAAAAAGGGGCAAATGCTGCACTATTCCGAGGACAGTATTTTCAGCAACATTTGAAATAGTCGGGTCATTTTCACATGGCTCGCTCACTGTCTTCCAGGTATCTGTAGTTATCGATGACAGATCACCGTGCTGCATAACATTTAAAATCACAAGAACTCAgagaatataataatttgggACAACCCGGAATTACAAATTTATATGAGGATGCAAGTACAAAAACAACATAAATATATATTCCTAGCTGGCCAAGGGTAACCATCGCCATTTATACGTAAAAGAGCATGTAGTCTAGCGGTTATAAGAGCCACGGTAGCACCTTATATTCTAGATTCGACTCACCATGAGAGCAAATATTCTATGATTTAATGATGTTATGCTTGCAGTGGTAGGCGATGTTCTTGTCGACAGCGAGgcgtctgtggtgacttcgttaaTTTCGAGGATTTGCcgactcagtcttcgaagaCGCTCAGTGGGTTAGGGTTTGTGTCCATACATTTATAGGAGAGGTGAATGTGCGTACGTTGTGAGCGTCTGAGTTATACTGTATAATAATCTAAAAACCATCAAATGCATGGA contains:
- the LOC120706283 gene encoding uncharacterized protein LOC120706283, whose product is MKFRVVCRKLYDYVRYDLKEIAFPSSLPDPPHIKKRPKLTWHDRWCIFKEATRLYGASWVRDIGPDLRPNDYKKAAEDDEELLNGRPGSDNGKKGKSSEPSVLEDLAVAARGGAEMLKPALRRIYMARASTYTDAMKNFVETYQEGLKDELQEKAADGDGGRQQPQQCDEATKKPPPPPPSS